The Salvia splendens isolate huo1 chromosome 21, SspV2, whole genome shotgun sequence genome includes a window with the following:
- the LOC121784870 gene encoding 1,2-dihydroxy-3-keto-5-methylthiopentene dioxygenase 2-like isoform X1: protein MGSESKDPREEVIQAWYMDDSDADQRLPHHRDPQEFVSFEKLDELGVLSWRLDADNYETDPELKKIREDRGYSYMDFCEVCPEKLPNYEEKIKNFYEEHLHTDEDIRYCVAGSGYFDVRDRGEAWIRVWVKKGAMIVLPAGIYHRFTLDSDNYIKAMRLFVGDPLWTPFNRPHDHLPARIEASAGALTNFELLDLLRSRGAGKDASRAIATVSQSEFKVFDYLEGTVACNQTREIINNFVAECQKFDLAKAEILNIVNIRPRNEPELFPLIEECESRMEDKAEELVETITRILPPHLSQVDEANEEVAEGEEEEEETEPEQAAEGEGEEQEEEEETEP from the exons ATGGGTTCTGAAAGCAAG GATCCGAGGGAGGAGGTTATTCAGGCATGGTACATGGATGACAGTGATGCAGACCAGAGGCTTCCCCATCACAGAGATCCACAGGAATTTGTGTCATTTGAGAAACTTGATG AGCTAGGAGTGCTTAGCTGGAGGCTTGATGCTGATAATTATGAAACTGACCCAGAGTTGAAGAAAATTCGTGAAGACCGTGGATATTCTTATATG GATTTTTGTGAAGTTTGCCCAGAAAAGCTGCCAAATTATGAAGAGAAAATCAAGAACTTTTATGAAGAACATCTTCACACTGATGAGGATATCCGCTATTGTGTTGCTGGAAGTG GTTATTTTGATGTGCGCGATCGTGGTGAAGCTTGGATCCGCGTCTGGGTAAAGAAGGGGGCAATGATTGTCCTTCCAGCTGGAATTTATCACCGCTTTACTCTTGATTCAGACAATTACATCAAG GCAATGAGGCTATTTGTTGGTGACCCTTTATGGACTCCTTTCAATCGCCCTCACGATCATCTCCCTGCAAG AATTGAGGCCAGCGCCGGCGCTCTCACTAATTTTGAATTGCTTGACCTCTTGAGATCAAGAGGTGCTGGAAAGGATGCCTCTCGAGCTATTGCAACCGTATCTCAATCTGAGTTTAAG GTTTTTGATTATTTAGAGGGGACTGTTGCTTGCAATCAAACAAGGGAAATTATCAATAACTTTGTTGCCGAGTGCCAAAAATTTGACCTTGCAAAGGCAGAGATTCTTAATATTGTGAATATCAGACCAAGAAATGAACCTGAGCTTTTCCCG CTCATCGAGGAATGCGAGTCGCGTATGGAAGATAAGGCTGAAGAGCTTGTAGAGACCATCACAAGGATTTTGCCACCTCATCTGTCTCAGGTGGATGAAGCAAATGAGGAAGTTGCTgagggggaagaagaagaagaagagaccgAGCCTGAACAGGCTGctgaaggggaaggggaagagcaagaagaagaagaagagaccgAGCCTTAA
- the LOC121784870 gene encoding 1,2-dihydroxy-3-keto-5-methylthiopentene dioxygenase 2-like isoform X2 yields MGSESKDPREEVIQAWYMDDSDADQRLPHHRDPQEFVSFEKLDELGVLSWRLDADNYETDPELKKIREDRGYSYMDFCEVCPEKLPNYEEKIKNFYEEHLHTDEDIRYCVAGSGYFDVRDRGEAWIRVWVKKGAMIVLPAGIYHRFTLDSDNYIKAMRLFVGDPLWTPFNRPHDHLPARIEASAGALTNFELLDLLRSRGAGKDASRAIATVSQSEFKVFDYLEGTVACNQTREIINNFVAECQKFDLAKAEILNIVNIRPRNEPELFPIF; encoded by the exons ATGGGTTCTGAAAGCAAG GATCCGAGGGAGGAGGTTATTCAGGCATGGTACATGGATGACAGTGATGCAGACCAGAGGCTTCCCCATCACAGAGATCCACAGGAATTTGTGTCATTTGAGAAACTTGATG AGCTAGGAGTGCTTAGCTGGAGGCTTGATGCTGATAATTATGAAACTGACCCAGAGTTGAAGAAAATTCGTGAAGACCGTGGATATTCTTATATG GATTTTTGTGAAGTTTGCCCAGAAAAGCTGCCAAATTATGAAGAGAAAATCAAGAACTTTTATGAAGAACATCTTCACACTGATGAGGATATCCGCTATTGTGTTGCTGGAAGTG GTTATTTTGATGTGCGCGATCGTGGTGAAGCTTGGATCCGCGTCTGGGTAAAGAAGGGGGCAATGATTGTCCTTCCAGCTGGAATTTATCACCGCTTTACTCTTGATTCAGACAATTACATCAAG GCAATGAGGCTATTTGTTGGTGACCCTTTATGGACTCCTTTCAATCGCCCTCACGATCATCTCCCTGCAAG AATTGAGGCCAGCGCCGGCGCTCTCACTAATTTTGAATTGCTTGACCTCTTGAGATCAAGAGGTGCTGGAAAGGATGCCTCTCGAGCTATTGCAACCGTATCTCAATCTGAGTTTAAG GTTTTTGATTATTTAGAGGGGACTGTTGCTTGCAATCAAACAAGGGAAATTATCAATAACTTTGTTGCCGAGTGCCAAAAATTTGACCTTGCAAAGGCAGAGATTCTTAATATTGTGAATATCAGACCAAGAAATGAACCTGAGCTTTTCCCG attttttga